The Vespula vulgaris chromosome 3, iyVesVulg1.1, whole genome shotgun sequence DNA window atatatttctatatatcaaaacaaaactgaaaatataaagtaacattttcaaacaaaaaatcaaagatcttttatttctaaaattactTAATATCGTAACAAAGCATCAAACAATCAAAATAAATCTTCTACGACTCTACATTTTGAAACCTCgttacatttaattaaacCTCGTACAGCGAAAGTTAGTccgaaaaagtaaaatttccAAGCAATAATTAATTGAGAGTTCTTCGGAACGTATTATGACGTGAAAGAATTAACCTTGattcgtattatatatcagataaaataaacaatatccTGTTTTCTTGTCTAGTGTGTGTTTTAGCTTACAAAATAAACTATACAACtctttattgaattattgataaataataattagtatcaCGATTTCTCCAATAGATGGCGACTTAATTAAACGTAGCGTCAAAACATATTTAGAGATATTTGAAAATCTCATTATACGTACTGTTACGTCCTACACTGACCCTAAACTTAAAGTAGAACTATGTAACCATAAATAAGCGATATCTCCTcctttgtaaaattaaaatgggAACCTACCCTAACCAATAAaagaattagatatataaacaaaGATTCCATCATTGTACAAAGAGAAACGTCTCTAACAATGGAAAGCGAAGGAACAATGGACGTCACAAAGATGTGAGACACGTGCGTTGAGTCCACAAAGCCTCATCTCTACCACGCAACATTCCAAATTCCCACAGCCGCCATAGAACATTTCTGCCGCCATTTAGGGGGAGAGCTACGACTAGCCAATGACAATACCGCGGGAAATCGCTCCTCGCTGATTGGTCAAAGCTCCTTATTTAACCGGCCGTACACGTCGTCTCgacgattattattgtttagaTTATTGTTCGGATTATTCGTTTAGATTATTGTTAGATTATTGctcgacgattattattattgttgttcgGGTCATTTGCTACGAGTATTATTCAGATTATTATTGCTCAGATCACTTTGTTGTATTTTCGTTAAACTATTCTTACTTAGATCATTTTGCTGTATTTATTactacgattattattactattgtcttggatcgaatattatttttatatctattgttattattttaaataaattgagcATTATTAAAACAGTCTAAGTTAATAATCTCGGTTATGTCTACGCAAGCGATTCGCTCTTCCAATTCTTATAGACACAAAtctcaattttaattttatttacaaatcgtTTAAATACGATCGAGGAATTCGTTTTCTGCGggattatcgataaattcttTGTACGATTTTACCGCCAATTAATTCTACTTTCTTCTGGAACCGAGCCAATCGAATGGAGGATAAGAGAATTAGCCTATCCggcaataaatatattcaatccACCAATAGAAGAAGTGAATTCTAGCGTCGAGTATCCGTCAACCAATCCTCATCCttgaaataaagataaatcgtAGTATTCTCATTTGTCAAAGATGAAGATAGCTGTCATTTGATTGGCTTGTCGTCAGGCATTCCGTTGATTGCCAGTCCCATGCCATAGAAATGCATACAGCAGTTGAGGCCATTAATCTGAGTCTAACAAAAACTCCTCgaaggaaatttattttttcgagacTCGTACTTCGTAAGATGTGACAGtacatatttcaattttagtAAAGTTTAAAGTTCGTCAAATCAATGCTTTCTTTCTACTATCTGTGTTGAGTAATCTATTCTTCATAATCTCTATTTTTACTGTCTCacaattttttactttgaCGTTTGACGTGATCAGTGATAATAATGGCAAGATCTGTAACATGGAAATATCTTCTTATATTAGTAATGATACATTTTGGtacgcaatttttttttacatatagcATGTATTTTTCGTACATTGTATTAAAGTCATTTTTGTaacagataattttttaataaaattcctAATTGCAGTTACTGCCGAAAGAATAAAGGATATGATTTATACAGAACTGGATGCACTTGCATCTTGTTTCCGAAGACACAATGGAACACATCAGTTTGGTTGCACTTGTAAGTGTCCAATTAGattaaatctttatatattttatttcatctatttattatcataaatatcttcacaactaaaattattgaaaaagattctctctaagatgtttaatattaattacttttgcCCGTTGTAGCAAGTAGATCTGGTAGTGTTGGAGCAATACATTTAGTAGAACATGAAAATGATATCAGATGGTTAGAGACAAATGCAACTGCAGGTCCATATATTGcagttttaacattttttacgtTTACAAAAGATAATCTtatacgtttgaaaaattctaataacattaatggtattctattaataagaaatgttAGTGAAAAGTATCCAGATTTTTATTCACCTGAGGATACATGTCCGAATAGATATTcaagttataaaaaatgtaatgaaacaAATCCATGGAATCCTTATGGATCATCCATTTTAATGGAAGACTGGCCATTTCCTATGTTCTATATGGAggttataaatttatgtatatatatatatatataaatggattataattataattgtactattacatatattatatatatgataatagtaattttttatgattgcAGAATAAAACACTTGTAAAAGCTGTAAAGTCTTGTTTTTGGACTTACAATGCTTATGATCTTGAAAATCAAAGTAAACGATCTTTGTGTGCATTGGAAATGACATCTTTTATGTTTTCGGCAGTTAACTCTGAATCATGTATAAAACGTAGTaacttttatttgaatattaatcCAACAATGTTCTGTGATACACTTggagatagaaatatacattGGCCGTTAGCACCACTAAAAAAGGATTCCAATTCTGTAATTATGGTAACAGCTAGACTAGATGCATTTTCTTTGTTTGATGGATTTTCTCCTGGAGCTCAAAATATAGTAACAGGCCTGGTTACATTAATAACTACTGCAacttatttgaattatttaaatccaACTGTAAATAGTAAGTTATTTCTTCCATAATCTTGATGTGTAATTAtctaacaaagaaatataacttACACGATTAATTGTTTCAGACACAAATGTTGTTTTTAGTCTTCTTAATGGAGAAGTTTTCGACTATATAGGTTCTAGTCGATTAGTATATGATCTGAAAACGGGTAATTTCGATGCACTCGGtggaattaatttaaaattcgatGAGATTGTAAAAGTAATTGAACTTGGTCAACTAAGTGaaggaaatttatatatgcatattaacaataatgataatgatcaaATAATAAGGCAGTTAACTAAAGATTTACCAGCCAAAGTATTAAATGATAGTGTCCCACCTACATCTGTACAAAGCTTTTTGAAAACAAATCCAAATCTTACTACAGTCGTTATAGCTAATCATCCCAAACagttcattaataaatattataacagcGTTTTAGACATTGCCGATTCTTTTAAGTCCAATaggtattataaattatactaaaatatagaagtatataattgtaataataattcctttttttttttattttagatacaTGAACAATCTTGTACtaaatttaacaaaagtaGCCGTTACTTTGGCAGAGGTTCTATACTATAATGTTACAGGTCATGATGCAAGTCGAACTGAAAATTTAACTTGGGTTGAAGATCTTATTTCAGAGATGTTATCCTGTTATTTAGAAAGTGCAAATTGCAACTTATTTTATGCATCAAACTCTCCAGGAATAAGATTaccaaatataattttaccaTTATATGTCGGTATAGACAGGTTGCCTAATACTATTACAATTTTAACTgctcgacttttttctttcttaactgGTGAAAacatattagatataaatgaATCTGAATGTTATGCTCGTAATCTTGAATGGATTAATGGATATGATTTAACTGGAGTATGTTTAAATTCGACTGTAAATTATAGTATAGCTGCAAGCCCAGCATTCATCATCAACAGTAAGtacttttattactattaatttattgaagtaaatataatgatcatataatgataattatacattACCCTATTTAATACAGATTATGATATGAAGTCAGGCATCTACCCAACATGGACAGAATCAATATGGCAAACGATAAACCTAAGAATGTTTCTGAAAGCTTCAGCGGCAACAGAACGTCTTAGCATGATTCTTGGAAGTATAGTAACCAGTGTATCTTTTCTCTTAGTGTGGTTTATTAATGTCAAGgctgatatattatttaattccaggtgaaaatatatatcttaacttaaaagaagaaaaaaggcaaATATAGTTTCtaagataataattacaaagttTCATTTTACAGGCAAACCGCAGATTGCTAGGAATACGCTGTGGACCAGATATCAATGATCAGGTTGGATCATCGAAGAGATGATGTTCCCGTAACAAGTTTTTAAACATACATGTGCATTAATGTGCCCTCGGGCAATCTTTTTATCAGTGTCAAAATTTAAGTCTCACCTCACTAGAAAGAAACTATTTATCTGGGAATATTGTAATAAGTCTAATGTACAATACAGTGTTTACAGTaagaatgtatgtatgatttAGCGTGAAatgttttaagaaatatttcactTCTTTAagctataatattaaattcagaTTTTCAGAAAAATTCACAAAGTCaagttgaaaaatttaattcataataaacttttaatcGAAGCGTTCATacttgaaaaaagatatttttatgaaaattattcaacaTCGTTTGCcaacaaattataataagtGTCGCTCTTACTTTTATTGTTAGTCAATGAACTACTTTGACGAAAGACACTGTCGtgatatatatcgttatatttataatgataaagCATTTTTGTCATATCCTGCTTACagatttttgttaataacttaaaaactaaaaattaatctatttaCTTAATTGCACTCAATAACCAACGTATTTCTATAATTGAATGAATAATGAAGATTTctaataagatatatttatttcttttttatttaatatatttaatattgtattaccgtgtataatactatatattttttatagtaaatTCATCAATTACTTTCCTTTATACATTTCATCTGTATattgtaaatgaaattttgcaTTCTTCATATAGCGAGTGCATAGTTGACGAAAGCCTGTACAATACCTTTCATGTAGTACAAtttaaatacttataaaactccaaattaaatagaataatgtATTCtttagatagaagaaaaaaattatagagacAGTCATTTTTATATAGCATTGTATAAGAACGTGTATACCACATTTTTGAAACATCCAAACTGATTATactaaacgaaaaattaaGTATTTCGATGTATAACATTAAaactgaataaaaatgaacacTCACATAATATCACTTTAAAAAAACTAATTGATACCTATATGGCATAAGTCTTCTTAttgattgtattttttaattataatccaAGAAATGGAATAACATGTACATAGAATGTATAGGGTGAAGAAGTAGACAGACAAttataagaacaaaatttatgcaggattaatatcatttcaaGTATATATCGTATGCTCATTTACTTGGCATAAACTGTGAAAGCCAAATGTAAAACACAAAACTTGagcataaattttcttaattgcTACAATATATCGTTTTTAGTTACTACACTAAAATATGTAGCAGGatcttatatttgttttacaaAATGCTGTATATTATTAGTAACAATATGACCAGTGACTTATCAGTATGATAAAGATGGAAAATTTGTATTGCAAGCGTGATGgcatttattatcaataaacaACTTATTTAACAGGGCCTTGATGTacatgagagagaaatattcgttttatttaattatgctTTTTAATACGCATTTTAAGTATGTAATACGTGTAGTTTACGTCTTAAAAATTTGGCGGAAGTTAGGAATGGaccaattattttcaatttttccttaCGCTTTAATTCCAGccaaataaagataattaaatgttCTATCAATGGGAATTATTTCTTGAAACTgcaagaaagaatttttttcatttgtaaaattttaataaaagatacaaTTGTAGTAACGCGTGCTTAAGAACTTGCTTTTTTTATGTGAATACATTCACCAATTCAaagtaaaataacaaattaatataatctcGTAATTCAAAGCAACAAAAAGAGtaacaaaatttcttaacattaacaaataaaatgacaTTAAAAACCACAACTAAACTTCATATTCATTTCAAAATAAAGAACGTTTCAGATTACAATAACGTGTTTCTGGTCCATTCCTACCTTACTTAATGTAATTCACACGTAGGACTCGCACATTACATGATAATCAACGTGCAGAGACGTGATGAGGCCTACTTGTTCAGTTCATATGCACATgtggaaattttcttttctacgcaCATGTATATAGAGGACGAAagtatttagatataataaaaacatgcCAAGTGCATACAAAATTACTTTATTCATGTGCATATGgactatttttttaatgttttttttgtccttttttttgttttttgtttttttttctcatttaacGCGCACGTTTACGACACACGTTCAACCTCCTCAAAATCAGTAAGTTTTTCCCCACTTGTTTTTTGTAAGTATTTCGTAGCTTTTAGTATACAAGTATGAAGTAGGAGGCTGGGCACCGCCCACCGAGTTATCACAGTCGTCTGGTGCCGCagcacatacgtatacgtggTTCAGCCTTACAACCTACCTCTTAATCTAACATTATCTGAATTCTAATCATTTAAAAACAGTATAGTTCCGTACCAGGTAGTTTATGTTACATATTAAAGCAATGATTCTTTTAGTCTCTCATGCCGCCAGGAGCATGTATTATTGCTGTCATTTAGAAACAGCGGCCTAACTAGGTAGCATTTGTGCCCTTAAAAATTTGCAAAGAATTTTGATGAAGCTACAAGGGAACAGatgttttgaaaatttaaGCGTACATCATTTATCAAATAGTACATGTATTTCTAGTTAAACCaccgttcgttcattcgtacaTCACCTTTAcacatttccttttttgtattatattatattaatttcttttactaCCACATATATGGAGCTATACTGTCAGCTGTCTTCAACTGATAATAGCGTTTTACTGGACTTTAATTGTACAATAATGTCAGCACATCTGTTTTTGCATATCTCAGTTTACAATAATACATTGgacaaaattttcaattgaaGTTAGTCAAAATCTTACATTTAATCTCTTCAAGTACACGTTTGTAAATACACTGAaggataatttataaattactaaTGGAAGCACTCTGTAAATCTACTATGTACATTAAAGCATAAGGAAGTACTCAAGACTTTAGGTTTATGTAACTTTACTGTGTACAAGTGATAGttcaatattattgttttaagaactttgtttttttcttagacTCAACTGACTAGTGTGATCGTGTATAAGCTGTGAGATATCTGTGCAAACtcataaaagaagaaactgaaATATGTACTATACATTGAACTATTCAAATATAAtcctaaagaaaaattctaaatttcattgcaatattctttttacgaGAGAATTTCATTATGTTACATATGTCTGCTCtggttttctttcatttttattctttcttttccttcttttctttctttctttctttctttcattctttcttttttttttttttttaaattatccaGGAAGAAAATGTATCCGTAAATGTACAAAGTGATGGACGGAACATCAGAAGAGATTACATGGAATAAGTATAATGTTTCTTGTACATTATGAAAGAAACACTTTCAAAATttgtaacaaaaattatttttaatatttctaatcgaCGCAACtcattataatagaaattctattatttttattattttccatatagaatatttatcgaatcaaCCAAATTTCCAACACTCTGTATtcagtaaatataaatatttgttgtaaAACGTAATGATCATGTGTAGACAGCAAAAGTACAAATACTTATATTCTACAAATGGCATGTGGGTGTCGTCGTTCGCTAGACTTTATCAATTTAAAAGGAAagttccatttttcttttagatagtaataatttttcttcagtTTTGTATCTTAGTAACAGTTCCATATTCATATGTACAGTAATACCGTCTTATAAATTACGGTACTTGCACAGAGACGACACTTagagtttaaaaatataatcatcatatatttaaagtattattatattatcattgtGTTACTAATAgtcgtattattattagtactaTTACTATCCTCGTCAttttcgttattgttattataattattattgttaactTGGAGGGACAGCACTTTGCTATGTCACGACACTGCAGAGCTGAATAAAGATTGTGGAAGTTACCACGCTCCTTGATGGCACAGAAAACAATGATTATAAGTCtacagttttatatatatatacatatatataaaacttttattaattatatctgcACAATTGAAACAACTGAGTCTGCGGCGAATACAAGACTAGTGGATGTCGTGTACAGGAAGAAATTCAacatttaatttaacaaaGTCGACTCGTTTAGTTAAATTTActaattttctttacaaagTTAAGTCATATTAAAATACAggtgaaagaaattaaatattggtTACTCGTTCAGACACTGcccttcttttattattctctcatTATCACACGTAGATTAGAAAAACATGATAAAATTTAAGTTATTGTAACTTTACAAAGAATATACCTTTTTAGAAAgcaatttcttttgtataaaaatataaaaacgctAGTATATTATGGCATGTTCCGCATCTCCGAAGATATTCTTAGTGAAATTAGATGATTGTAATAGAAATTACAGTAAATAACAAAATCGTATGATATATAcagattttaatatcattattatatgtaGCATTTTATCTATTGTCtgcatttctttatttctttttttttttgtgtaaaTTAAACAGTGCGGATAATACTTTCAAGTAACATTTCTATTGCTTGCAGactaaaaaaagtttttacgataaattgtaaaaaaatattgaatcgtGGAAgtactaattatattttctgcAGATACGATGGTGTCATAACTCTCGGAACGACTCTAGCAATAAACATTGGTAATCCATAAAAGTGCTAGGAATAATTTAATCCTTATTACTAATTTACCAAACTGAAGATGTATCAccagtaaataaattttatatcttttctcgtAAACGCAATCGTATCTCTAATTAAGTTACACATCGAAGACCTTGATTTCTTTCCAGTACTTATGGAACATCGATTTTCGTATTTctgtttgaaatattatcttttggGTAATGAGTGgagattaattaatcatttagagacaagaattttgttttaatataaagGAAGCCAGACCAGAAACATCGCTAGATAAGAGAGCGTGATAACCTCTACTCATGTACCCTTGGTTGCCGCGAGAATGATTACGTATTTAACAGTTAAAGCGAAATCTATCCTCGAATACCTTAATACTGTAATAAGCAACTGGATTTGAAGGTACCTTAAAGAGGTTGACGTTTCAGTGATCGACAGAGGTCAGTGAAGATCATCTTCATCGCTATCGTTACCGTCTTTTGATCTATCGGCACCTCCTTCACCATCGCTAGAACCCGAGTCACTTCCCGATTCTTCGGACTGCCAGCCAGCTTGTTGCTGTTGAATTTGTTGTTGCTGAACCGCATGCTTGGACACCTTATGACGTTTTCCTACACGAGATACCGCTTCAGCACCAGCACCGTCGAGCATAGGTTGTAAGATTCGTCTGCGCGCATTTATAAACCAGTTATTAACTTGAAGCAATGTTAGATTTGTCTGACTCGCGATTTGTCGTTTCTCATCTTCCGTAGGGTAAGGATGCTGCAAGAAAAGTTtcttgttataatattttcttatcgttattgTATCATTTGTTATATCACGTGATTGTAGAACTATTAACTTACAACTATATGAGCAAAGAGCCATGTTCGCATGATACTAGTCGCTTGTTTAGGTAGAACGCCACGCTTCTGTCTGCCCTTTTTGACATTTCCATGATTACTACCGTGAATACTACCATGATTTGAGGTAACAGTACCAGTGCCacattcttcttcatcttcgctTGGAGCTGGAGAAGGGGATCCTGCAACAGTAATATCTAAAAACGATTGATTGTTGCGGCGTATAGAAAACGAGTTAAggttcttataataataagtatattaacaataatgtgcccaattttatcgattatcagCATGAAAAAATCCTCTACGTTTCATTAAAAGATATCGACGACTTATCGTTCTTTaacttaaatttttttaataagtgcGTATCAAAAAACTCAAGATATGTAATAATGTCTAACCAAAATACTTTTCATCATTAGCATCTCCAACATCCACATATTCGGTTTCCCGTTCTTGTAGTGCTAGAAGACCCCAGTATCCAACTTCTTCTAAATATATTCTGTCAGCAGTATTTACATAGTCGATATCATCTATAAATGTGAATTTATAACTTGTTTTTCTCAACAATTTAGGACTTCTTTGAAAACTAATTACTATACATTACGATCCTTATTACataaactataaataaaaagaagacctcgatgaataatttaattcggGCTAAAGTCATGAAGatgaaatacaattttatgttatttgtgatatattaaaaaacatcaAAATGAATTCCTTCACTAACCTTGACCAAGATACATATCGTTAACAGGAGTGCAAGGATGAGCGCCAATCTGAGAAAGTGGTGTACTTCCATGTACCGTAGAGGGTGATACTGGCTCATCATGATCCTGGCTGTTAGATCTGACAGAACATTGATTGGTAGATGTCGATCGAACCGAGGAAGGTCTATCGTTTCCAACATCCTCTTGTACGGCTACTTGATTTGCACCAACGTTTTCCAATAGCAGATCCCCTCTGCTTACTCTGAATCCGTTAGTTCCCGACTCAACATCATTGCCTGTAGATGACAGCACCTGGCAAATATATGTCGCAACTAGCCGTCAGAGAGCAGGGCGGggttctattatattttaaggaatatacgagtattatttaatatttaatagtaaataaaagataaaacatatGCATTTAGGTAAAAGCTAGTCCTTACaccaaatataaatattatattctactatgtttcgagagaaaaattattttttctaaatttacgAAAAGTAGAACAtatttcgttaatactcgtACACCCCTGATCGTAAGGATATCTACTAAGGTAAGGGAACAGGCCAGGGTGCCCTGAGCATAGTGAAAACATCTAACCTGCAATGGACTGCTGCCATTGCTGCCACTGGACGGACCCATGTCGTGTCCATGATGACTGTAATCGCTGCGTAACAAATTCTCGCTCTGCATCTTGCCTTTCAGGCACGTTATGTATCTGTTGCAGAAGTCTTTGCACAACTCCTGTACTTTTTCCAATTCCAGGAGATGAATTCGCAGCACTTGTATCGCCTTGATCATCTACAATCGCGTATAtgtgaaaacaaaagaaattcgttaaacagtcgttcttttatttcaatagcGAATATATCGAGATATGTAAAAAGCAAGTCATTAAAtgtcttttgttattttttgtttctcttttttttttccttaataaaCTTACCAAACCATCAATTTCTGGGTCATTGATTAGGAAAGgttttcgatctctttcttgATGCTGAACAAAAGCTTGTATATCCATGTTGAAGCTCTCGGACGTCGAGTTGTCCGAACTCTGAGTCGCTTGTTCGCATCTTTCAAAGAGTAACGCGAGAAGCGGGAATAGGGGATGCTTATATACGGCCCTCTTATCTGCTTCGAATTGGGCCTGGTCCTGATGGGTCGTATAATCGGCAACCCCGCTCGCAGGGTCCTGATCATAACCAGGAGTCACCATCGCTAGCGCCACGGCGGTGCTACCCTCTTGCATTCTATCATTCCTCCCTAATACTCTCCATCCTTGTTTTGATCCACTCGAGTATAATTTGTAGCGAGTTTATCTCGCTTCAGAGGCAATCTCACATgctggaaaagagaaaaaataatatttaaaaacatgAATCGTTATGTTTCCTTTACTtcctcatatatatatattaagcgataatatgtaaataataataatagtaataataaaattataataattattattttactaaacAAAACTAATAAcgttaatataacaaatactatattaagaaaatttgagaaaatatgtcaataaaatagaatattcaTGTTGTATGTATTAAACTTCTTAATACACATTTAATCAGTCTAAGTAaggggagaaaggaaaattgaAGGAGGATCGTTAATTTGAGTGCGACATAAACTCGCACGATCCTTCGTGCAAAAGTGGAAGAAGCGGCTGGTGGTAGAGAAGGTGGTTGGAGGTGAAGAAGGTAGGTGGAGAAGAAGTGGTAGAAtagtagatagaaagagaagtgtacgtgtatatgcgtgagaaagagagagagagagaaagagagctagGGGGAGGGACAgaaggagagcgagagagagagagagagagaggtcgtCGTGGTACGAAGAACCGAACGATGCGGCACTGCATTTAAATGTCATCATTAGACGGCTTCAGCGCCATCAGTACCACTGCCACCGACACCCAGGGCTCCGAAGGCTTTCATTCCGAACGTCCCTTTTGAATTTTCCTGAAATTCCCTCAACCCCCATTGTAGACAACGTTTCGGcatgaataaataaagtacTGCGGCATCGATAACGCTGGACCTCCAGTTCCAAAGGCGAGAGCCAAAAAGACGCTCACAAAAATATCTCAATCCTTTCAACTTCGTAGATTGGATATTGGAATTCTGATTGAGTTGGAAAATATCCTTTTCAACGAACGAtgctctttttttcaatctattattatctattatttataaatcttacgcatattttaataatacgtgttaaagtattatatataacattactatgtataataatatatttttcacgcGTATACGTGCACGCGTGctcatagagagaaagagagaaagagagagcatatgta harbors:
- the LOC127062819 gene encoding homeobox protein PKNOX2-like isoform X1; protein product: MQEGSTAVALAMVTPGYDQDPASGVADYTTHQDQAQFEADKRAVYKHPLFPLLALLFERCEQATQSSDNSTSESFNMDIQAFVQHQERDRKPFLINDPEIDGLMIKAIQVLRIHLLELEKVQELCKDFCNRYITCLKGKMQSENLLRSDYSHHGHDMGPSSGSNGSSPLQVLSSTGNDVESGTNGFRVSRGDLLLENVGANQVAVQEDVGNDRPSSVRSTSTNQCSVRSNSQDHDEPVSPSTVHGSTPLSQIGAHPCTPVNDMYLGQDITVAGSPSPAPSEDEEECGTGTVTSNHGSIHGSNHGNVKKGRQKRGVLPKQATSIMRTWLFAHIVHPYPTEDEKRQIASQTNLTLLQVNNWFINARRRILQPMLDGAGAEAVSRVGKRHKVSKHAVQQQQIQQQQAGWQSEESGSDSGSSDGEGGADRSKDGNDSDEDDLH
- the LOC127062819 gene encoding homeobox protein PKNOX2-like isoform X2 codes for the protein MQEGSTAVALAMVTPGYDQDPASGVADYTTHQDQAQFEADKRAVYKHPLFPLLALLFERCEQATQSSDNSTSESFNMDIQAFVQHQERDRKPFLINDPEIDGLMIKAIQVLRIHLLELEKVQELCKDFCNRYITCLKGKMQSENLLRSDYSHHGHDMGPSSGSNGSSPLQVLSSTGNDVESGTNGFRVSRGDLLLENVGANQVAVQEDVGNDRPSSVRSTSTNQCSVRSNSQDHDEPVSPSTVHGSTPLSQIGAHPCTPVNDMYLGQDDIDYVNTADRIYLEEVGYWGLLALQERETEYVDVGDANDEKYFDITVAGSPSPAPSEDEEECGTGTVTSNHGSIHGSNHGNVKKGRQKRGVLPKQATSIMRTWLFAHIVHPYPTEDEKRQIASQTNLTLLQVNNWFINARRRILQPMLDGAGAEAVSRVGKRHKVSKHAVQQQQIQQQQAGWQSEESGSDSGSSDGEGGADRSKDGNDSDEDDLH
- the LOC127062817 gene encoding nicastrin, encoding MARSVTWKYLLILVMIHFVTAERIKDMIYTELDALASCFRRHNGTHQFGCTSSRSGSVGAIHLVEHENDIRWLETNATAGPYIAVLTFFTFTKDNLIRLKNSNNINGILLIRNVSEKYPDFYSPEDTCPNRYSSYKKCNETNPWNPYGSSILMEDWPFPMFYMENKTLVKAVKSCFWTYNAYDLENQSKRSLCALEMTSFMFSAVNSESCIKRSNFYLNINPTMFCDTLGDRNIHWPLAPLKKDSNSVIMVTARLDAFSLFDGFSPGAQNIVTGLVTLITTATYLNYLNPTVNNTNVVFSLLNGEVFDYIGSSRLVYDLKTGNFDALGGINLKFDEIVKVIELGQLSEGNLYMHINNNDNDQIIRQLTKDLPAKVLNDSVPPTSVQSFLKTNPNLTTVVIANHPKQFINKYYNSVLDIADSFKSNRYMNNLVLNLTKVAVTLAEVLYYNVTGHDASRTENLTWVEDLISEMLSCYLESANCNLFYASNSPGIRLPNIILPLYVGIDRLPNTITILTARLFSFLTGENILDINESECYARNLEWINGYDLTGVCLNSTVNYSIAASPAFIINNYDMKSGIYPTWTESIWQTINLRMFLKASAATERLSMILGSIVTSVSFLLVWFINVKADILFNSRQTADC